One segment of Phycisphaerae bacterium DNA contains the following:
- the tig gene encoding trigger factor, whose amino-acid sequence MAKQEIHGQEESPVGVEVDEEKEADLREVLKDAIKVAVADAGVLRKKVSVTVPRDSMSQELDKEYKQLVAEAVVPGFRRGRAPRRLVEKRFGSDVGAQVQTRLVSNAYLAAIEKEDLRVLGDPLFWVTMKDKKAPGEPDGKEQLVDMPTALQHMKLPEDGDLEFKCEVEVKPEFELPPLDGAEIERPDVKVTDEDVTHQIDRERARRGNWIPVNDGKVAIDDLLICDLVMTVDGKEHKKQENMQLAARPQRIEGVTLEDLGDTFKGAKIGDTKKLSVTIPEDHEVEELRGKKAEFEFKLNDIKRMELPALNKEYITNQGFESEKEFREWVKSAMQGRIEQEIKKGMRNQVRKYFLDHTKLELPEGISSRQTERAVMRKMIELQRHGVPIAEIEKHADELRTSAREEVTAELKLHFILEDVAEKLEVDVTEEEVNAQIAEMARAYNRRFDRVRDDLAKNDGLSVLALQIREDKCLDRVLDKARIVETKMPKKDTEKPAKADKSEKPKKAEKHEAAPKSEKKPSEKDAAKPAKKASKKKSD is encoded by the coding sequence ATGGCCAAGCAAGAAATCCACGGACAAGAGGAATCGCCGGTCGGCGTTGAAGTCGACGAGGAGAAGGAAGCCGACCTTCGCGAGGTGCTCAAGGATGCGATCAAGGTCGCCGTCGCGGATGCCGGGGTTCTGCGAAAAAAAGTCTCCGTGACCGTCCCGCGCGACAGCATGTCCCAGGAACTGGACAAGGAATACAAGCAGCTCGTGGCCGAGGCCGTCGTGCCCGGCTTTCGGCGCGGCCGCGCTCCGCGGCGCCTCGTGGAGAAACGGTTCGGGTCCGATGTCGGCGCGCAGGTTCAGACGCGGCTCGTTTCCAACGCGTACCTGGCGGCGATCGAGAAGGAAGACCTCCGCGTCCTCGGCGATCCGCTCTTTTGGGTAACGATGAAGGACAAGAAGGCGCCCGGGGAGCCGGACGGCAAGGAACAGTTGGTGGACATGCCGACGGCGCTACAGCACATGAAGCTTCCGGAGGACGGCGACTTGGAGTTCAAGTGCGAGGTCGAGGTCAAGCCGGAATTCGAGTTGCCGCCGTTGGATGGCGCTGAAATTGAACGCCCCGACGTCAAAGTAACGGATGAGGACGTCACCCACCAGATAGACCGCGAGCGGGCTCGTCGGGGCAACTGGATTCCGGTCAACGACGGCAAGGTGGCGATCGACGATTTGCTCATCTGCGACCTGGTCATGACGGTGGACGGAAAGGAACACAAGAAGCAGGAGAACATGCAGCTCGCGGCGCGTCCGCAGCGGATCGAAGGCGTCACGCTGGAAGATCTGGGCGACACCTTCAAAGGCGCGAAGATCGGCGACACCAAGAAGCTCTCCGTCACTATTCCGGAGGACCACGAAGTCGAGGAGCTGCGCGGCAAGAAGGCCGAGTTTGAGTTCAAGCTCAACGACATCAAGCGAATGGAATTGCCGGCCCTCAACAAAGAGTACATCACGAACCAGGGCTTCGAGAGTGAAAAGGAATTCCGGGAGTGGGTGAAGTCGGCGATGCAGGGCCGGATCGAGCAGGAGATCAAAAAGGGGATGCGGAATCAGGTTCGGAAGTATTTCCTGGACCACACCAAGCTGGAATTGCCGGAGGGCATCTCGTCGCGGCAGACTGAGCGAGCCGTCATGCGGAAGATGATTGAATTGCAGCGACACGGCGTGCCGATCGCGGAGATCGAAAAACACGCCGACGAGTTGCGAACGAGCGCCCGCGAGGAGGTGACGGCCGAATTGAAGCTGCACTTCATCCTGGAAGACGTCGCCGAGAAATTGGAAGTGGACGTCACGGAAGAAGAGGTCAACGCCCAGATCGCCGAAATGGCGAGGGCCTACAACCGGCGGTTTGACCGGGTTCGGGATGATCTGGCCAAGAACGACGGCCTGAGCGTGCTGGCCCTGCAGATCCGGGAAGACAAATGCCTGGACCGGGTGCTGGATAAGGCCAGGATCGTCGAGACGAAGATGCCGAAGAAGGACACTGAGAAGCCGGCCAAGGCCGACAAGTCCGAGAAGCCCAAGAAGGCTGAAAAGCACGAAGCGGCGCCGAAATCGGAGAAAAAGCCTTCTGAAAAGGACGCCGCCAAACCGGCAAAAAAGGCCTCCAAGAAGAAATCCGACTAA